The Tripterygium wilfordii isolate XIE 37 chromosome 4, ASM1340144v1, whole genome shotgun sequence genome has a window encoding:
- the LOC119997049 gene encoding zinc finger BED domain-containing protein RICESLEEPER 2-like: MTIVEGNSSQSLSPPISQSGDTAETIEGVEPVVTQSEVAETQGASGKLPPHPGKKKSIVWDHFDTAVVKGKGKRAVCRHCKHDYACNTMVNGTSTLRTHLLHYCPNSPIKEDKSQKTLSFEGKGNLVAHSFSQERSTLACVEMVIIDELPFRFVEGIGFKRFMKEVQPRFDPPSRSTVARKVWSVYLDRKATFKSILSANNQRVSLTTDTWTSIQNVNYMALTAHFIDDDWKLHKRILNFCQITNHKGDAIGRLIEKCLSDWGIERVFTITVDNASANDGAIRYVGRQLRHWKTLQFEGDLLHMRCCAHIINLIVSDGLSEMHSSIKSIRKACKFTRSSPSRLEKFRQCLLLEKIDSKGLMPLECKTRWNSIYLMLEAALKVQRAFERLEEESTDYVRYFDSNDNDDENQLSKRRRVDDVRRKLMPPSASDWSYARAFVKFLKKFYDATLKLSSYKTVTANVPFREIYMMADALKKAMRSEDEFLKKVATSMKAKFDKYWGNIKDVNQVVILAIVLDPRYKMDLVQWGFEFLEDEPTMIEGLVFRVKTLLFNMYEDYKKDTPGVAQWSMEATNDNEGDVNEEEGDANLEMFMRRRKERDGVQIRNEVDKYLLEAAENPKNLGFNLLDWWKENQPRYPILSKIARDIFAAPMSSVPSESAFSAGKRVVNPFRACLTPKTVEALICCNDWIRCEPFNFYKEPSEDAIELYEWCEQIEKEMEALQNSGGISSGTTASPT, encoded by the exons ATGACAATTGTGGAGGGGAATAGTTCCCAATCACTATCCCCTCCAATTTCTCAATCTGGAGATACAGCAGAAACAATAGAAGGTGTTGAACCAGTGGTAACACAATCAGAAGTTGCAGAAACACAAGGTGCTTCAGGGAAACTACCCCCACATCCTGGTAAGAAAAAATCTATTGTATGGGATCATTTTGATACAGCAGTGGTAAAGGGGAAGGGCAAAAGGGCAGTTTGCAGGCATTGTAAGCATGATTATGCATGTAACACAATGGTTAATGGGACTTCAACTTTGAGGACTCATTTGCTTCATTATTGTCCTAATTCTCCAATTAAAGAGGACAAAAGCCAAAAAACCCTTTCATTTGAGGGCAAAGGTAACCTAGTTGCACATTCATTTAGCCAGGAGAGGAGTACTCTAGCATGTGTGGAGATGGTTATAATTGATGAGCTCCCATTTAGGTTTGTGGAAGGGATAGGGTTTAAACGATTTATGAAAGAGGTCCAACCTAGATTTGATCCACCATCTCGTTCGACCGTTGCTAGGAAAGTTTGGAGTGTTTATCTAGATCGTAAGGCTACCTTCAAAAGTATCCTCTCTGCCAACAACCAAAGAGTCTCTCTTACTACTGACACGTGGACTTCCATTCAAAACGTCAATTATATGGCTCTAACAGCCCATTTCATTGATGATGATTGGAAGTTGCATAAAAGAATTCTGAACTTTTGTCAAATTACCAACCACAAAGGTGATGCCATTGGGAGACTTATTGAGAAGTGTTTGAGTGATTGGGGTATAGAAAGAGTGTTCACCATCACAGTTGACAATGCATCGGCTAATGACGGTGCTATTAGGTATGTTGGAAGACAATTGAGGCATTGGAAAACTTTACAATTTGAAGGGGATCTTTTACACATGAGGTGTTGtgcacatatcatcaatctaATTGTTTCAGATGGGTTGAGTGAAATGCATAGCTCAATTAAGAGTATTCGCAAGGCTTGTAAGTTTACAAGATCCTCTCCATCTAGGTTGGAAAAGTTTCGACAATGTTTATTATTGGAGAAAATTGATAGCAAAGGTCTTATGCCTTTGGAGTGCAAAACTAGGTGGAATTCAATTTATTTGATGTTAGAGGCAGCGTTGAAGGTGCAAAGAGCATTTGAGAGATTGGAGGAGGAGTCCACCGATTATGTGCGCTATTTTGATAgtaatgataatgatgatgagaaTCAGCTTAGTAAGAGAAGAAGGGTTGATGATGTAAGGAGGAAACTCATGCCTCCTAGTGCCTCAGATTGGTCTTATGCTAGGGCTTTTGTCAAGTTCCTAAAAAAATTCTATGATGCAACTTTGAAGCTTAGTTCCTACAAGACAGTGACAGCTAATGTGCCTTTCCGTGAGATTTATATGATGGCTGATGCATTGAAAAAAGCAATGAGAAGTGAAGATGAATTCTTAAAGAAGGTTGCAACTTCAATGAAAGCAAAGTTTGACAAGTATTGGGGTAATATCAAAGATGTCAACCAAGTTGTGATTTTGGCGATAGTCCTTGATCCTCGTTACAAAATGGACCTAGTCCAATGGGGATTTGAATTCTTGGAAGATGAACCTACAATGATTGAAGGGTTGGTGTTTAGGGTGAAAACTCTCTTATTCAACATGTATGAAGATTATAAAAAGGATACTCCGGGAGTTGCTCAATGGAGTATGGAGGCTACTAATGATAATGAGGGGGATGTAAATGAAGAGGAGGGAGATGCAAATTTGGAGATGTtcatgagaagaagaaaagagagagatggggTTCAAATTAGAAATGAAGTTGATAAGTATTTATTGGAGGCAGCTGAGAACCCTAAAAATCTTGGATTTAATTTATTGGATTGGTGGAAAGAAAACCAGCCAAGGTATCCAATCTTATCCAAGATTGCTAGGGATATATTTGCTGCACCGATGTCAAGTGTGCCTTCAGAATCAGCATTTAGTGCTGGGAAGCGAGTTGTGAATCCTTTTCGGGCTTGTTTGACTCCCAAAACAGTGGAGGCACTCATTTGTTGCAATGATTGGATCCGATGTGAACCTTTCAACTTTTACAAGGAACCCAGTGAAGATGCAATTGAATTATATGAATGGTGCGAGCAAATAGAAAAAG AAATGGAAGCATTGCAAAATTCTGGAGGCATTTCTAGTGGCACCACAGCTTCACCAACCTAG
- the LOC119995863 gene encoding uncharacterized protein LOC119995863 isoform X3 yields MRFKKGTKVEVQSKKDVPSGSWRCAEIINGNGKNYTVKYDGHVGAADETTMERVSGNIIRPRPPLLEVSERPFPSDVVEVFDNFSWKMAAVLSVLGKTNYLVRLLGSSLELKVGKFDIRTRQSWQNNKWIAIGKGHGNCEDGKRNDIVTLEKNPTLRARFKQMNARVNSRTKNNHFHNNSEVNFEVNNIGLCKSLKRRSPPRHSQAEPSAEAPRKIEQECRLYRLACITQPTLHANVEAVAFPREMFDEKCMRSFFDKRTTGFSEVDPARKNPTGTAGCLFHANLESNDADSITCSVGSCSITSNASYKFPRREFAGFTEDVDVLSSDAESSCQLGYEEGNCLLPKHEGVAAEIHSAISSIWGHC; encoded by the exons ATGAGATTTAAGAAAGGAACTAAAGTAGAAGTACAGAGCAAAAAAGATGTGCCATCGGGCTCATGGAGATGTGCTGAAATAATCAATGGCAATGGTAAAAATTATACAGTGAAGTATGATGGCCATGTTGGAGCTGCTGATGAAACTACTATGGAGAGGGTATCAGGGAACATCATTAGGCCTCGCCCTCCTCTGTTGGAAGTTTCCGAAAGACCGTTTCCTTCAGATGTCGTAGAAGTGTTTGACAACTTTTCCTGGAAAATGGCAGCAGTTTTAAGTGTTTTGGGGAAAACTAATTATTTGGTCAGGCTACTTGGATCCTCTTTGGAATTAAAAGTTGGCAAATTTGACATCCGGACGAGACAATCTTGGCAAAATAACAAATGGATTGCAATCGGAAAG GGTCATGGCAATTGCGAAGATGGGAAACGTAATGATATTGTAACTCTTGAAAAAAATCCTACTTTGAGAGCCCGATTTAAGCAGATGAACGCAAGAGTTAATTCACGTACAAAAAATAATCACTTTCATAACAACAGTGAAGTAAATTTTGAGGTAAATAATATTGGTTTATGCAAGTCTCTGAAGAGAAGGTCACCTCCCCGCCATTCTCAAGCCGAACCAAGTGCAGAAGCTCCGCGAAAAATTGAGCAAGAGTGCAGGTTGTACCGATTGGCCTGCATAACTCAACCCACATTACATGCAAATGTAGAGGCAGTTGCTTTCCCTAGAGAAATGTTCGATGAAAAATGCATGCGTTCTTTCTTTGACAAGAGAACAACTGGGTTTTCTGAAGTAGATCCTGCAAGGAAAAACCCAACCGGCACTGCTGGGTGTTTGTTTCACGCTAACCTAGAATCAAATGATGCTGATAGTATTACTTGCTCTGTTGGTAGTTGTAGCATCACTAGCAATGCTTCCTATAAGTTTCCTCGTCGTGAATTTGCAGGTTTTACCGAAGATGTAGATGTTCTAAGTAGTGATGCTGAATCTTCTTGCCAGTTAGGATACGAGGAAGGAAATTGTCTCCTTCCCAAACACGAGGGAGTAGCAGCTGAAATCCATAG TGCTATCAGTTCCATCTGGGGACATTGCTAA
- the LOC119997721 gene encoding acyl-protein thioesterase 2 translates to MSFTGPSMSSGGKTVRRALQFGRTYVVKPKGKHQATVVWLHGLGDNGASWSQLLETLPLPNIKWICPTAPTQPVAIFGGFPSTAWFDVGDLSEDAPDDLEGLDAAAAHVANLLSTEPADIKLGLGGFSMGAATSLYSSTCVASGKYGDGNPYPPNLSAVVGLSGWLPCAKTLNNKIQGVEEAARRAASLPILLCHGKVDDVVPYKFCEKSSQALTSAGFRDVTFKAYNGLGHYTSPEEMDEVCGWLTSKLGIEGCSS, encoded by the exons ATGAGCTTCACTGGCCCTTCCATGAGTTCTG GTGGTAAAACTGTTAGAAGGGCATTGCAGTTTGGAAGGACCTATGTGGTTAAGCCCAAAGGTAAACATCAAGCCACTGTTGTTTGGCTACATGGTCTGGGTGATAATGGTGCAAG CTGGTCCCAGCTCTTGGAGACCCTTCCTCTACCAAAT ATTAAGTGGATTTGTCCGACTGCTCCAACCCAGCCAGTAGCTATTTTTGGTGGCTTTCCATCAACGGCTT GGTTTGATGTTGGAGACCTTTCAGAAGATGCTCCTGACGATTTAGAGGGCCTGGATGCTGCTGCTGCGCATGTTGCAAATCTGCTGTCGACTGAGCCAGCCGATA TTAAACTTGGACTTGGGGGCTTCAGTATGGGGGCTGCAACCTCCCTGTACTCTTCCACCTGTGTTGCATCAGGAAAATATGGCGATGGAAACCCATATCCTCCCAATTTAAGTGCAGTAGTAGGGCTGAGTGGCTGGCTTCCATGTGCAAA GACCTTGAACAACAAAATACAAGGAGTGGAAGAAGCAGCAAGGCGTGCTGCATCCTTGCCCATTTTGCTGTGCCATGGCAAAG TTGATGATGTTGTTCCTTACAAATTTTGTGAGAAGTCCTCTCAGGCTTTAACCTCAGCTGGATTTCGGGATGTGACTTTCAAGGCATACAATGG GCTTGGACACTACACAAGCCCTGAGGAGATGGATGAAGTCTGTGGTTGGTTAACTTCAAAACTGGGGATTGAAGGGTGCTCTTCTTGA
- the LOC119997962 gene encoding protein arginine N-methyltransferase PRMT10-like gives MRNSSMGSFGNADRTAPTNGGSAPLVDKEVDFAQYFCTYAFLYHQKEMLSDRVRMDAYFNAVFKNKHHFQGKTVLDVGTGSGILAIWSAQAGARKVYAVEATKMAEHARALVKSNGLENVVEVIEGSMEEVTLPEKVDVIISEWMGYFLLRESMFDSVICARDRWLKPTGVMYPSHARMWLAPIRSGLVDKKWTEYEGAMDDWYGFVDDTKTSYGVDMSVLTNHFDEEQRRYYLQTSLWNNLHPHQVIGAAAIIKEIDCLTATVADVLNVRANLTSIITLPNTRLCGFGGWFDVHFRGRKEDPSQQDIELTTAPSTEDSTHWGQQVFLLNPPIHVSEGDDLDIVFAMDRAKENHRLMEVELGCKIRMSSGTPMPPFSKKFHIE, from the exons ATGAGGAACAGCTCCATGGGAAGCTTTGGAAACGCCGACCGTACTGCCCCCACCAATGGCGGCTCGGCTCCTCTGGTCGACAAGGAAGTCGATTTCGCGCAATATTTCTGCACCTACGCTTTCCTCTACCACCAGAAGGAGATGCTTTCTGATCGTGTCCGCATGGACGCTTACTTCAACGCCGTCTTCAAGAACAAACACCACTTCCAGGGCAAG ACTGTGCTGGATGTAGGAACAGGAAGTGGCATTCTGGCAATCTGGTCGGCGCAAGCAGGTGCAAGGAAGGTTTATGCTGTGGAAGCAACCAAGATGGCTGAGCATGCCCGTGCGCTTGTCAAATCAAATGGCCTTGAGAATGTAGTTGAGGTGATAGAGGGATCGATGGAGGAGGTTACCCTGCCAGAAAAAG TTGATGTTATTATCTCGGAGTGGATGGGATACTTTCTTCTTCGTGAATCTATGTTCGACTCTGTGATATGTGCTCGTGATCGCTGGCTGAAGCCAACTGGAGTCAT GTATCCTAGTCATGCTCGCATGTGGTTGGCACCAATCAGATCTGGTTTGGTGGATAAAAAGTGGACTGAGTATGAAGGAGCCATGGATGACTGGTATGGTTTTGTAGATGACACCAAAACTTCGTATGGAGTTGATATGAGTGTTTTGACAAATCACTTTGACGAAGAGCAGCGGAGATATTATCTGCAG ACATCATTGTGGAACAACCTTCATCCACATCAAGTTATAGGGGCAGCTGCCATTATAAAGGAAATTGATTGCCTCACTGCCACTGTGGCAGACGTGCTTAATGTCAGAGCAAACCTTACCTCGATAATCACCTTACCAAACACAAGGCTCTGTGGATTTGGGGGATGGTTTGACGTCCATTTTCGA GGGAGAAAAGAAGATCCTTCTCAGCAAGACATTGAGTTGACAACCGCTCCTAGTACAGAGGATAGCACCCATTGGGGGCAGCAG GTCTTCCTTTTGAATCCTCCTATTCATGTTAGCGAAGGGGACGACTTGGACATAGTGTTTGCGATGGATCGTGCTAAAGAAAATCATAGATTGATGGAAGTTGAGCTTGGCTGTAAGATCAGAATGTCTTCTGGCACACCAATGCCACCATTCAGCAAAAAATTCCATATAGAATGA
- the LOC119995863 gene encoding uncharacterized protein LOC119995863 isoform X2 yields the protein MRFKKGTKVEVQSKKDVPSGSWRCAEIINGNGKNYTVKYDGHVGAADETTMERVSGNIIRPRPPLLEVSERPFPSDVVEVFDNFSWKMAAVLSVLGKTNYLVRLLGSSLELKVGKFDIRTRQSWQNNKWIAIGKGHGNCEDGKRNDIVTLEKNPTLRARFKQMNARVNSRTKNNHFHNNSEVNFEVNNIGLCKSLKRRSPPRHSQAEPSAEAPRKIEQECRLYRLACITQPTLHANVEAVAFPREMFDEKCMRSFFDKRTTGFSEVDPARKNPTGTAGCLFHANLESNDADSITCSVGSCSITSNASYKFPRREFAGFTEDVDVLSSDAESSCQLGYEEGNCLLPKHEGVAAEIHRAEAGSVNTLVPNV from the exons ATGAGATTTAAGAAAGGAACTAAAGTAGAAGTACAGAGCAAAAAAGATGTGCCATCGGGCTCATGGAGATGTGCTGAAATAATCAATGGCAATGGTAAAAATTATACAGTGAAGTATGATGGCCATGTTGGAGCTGCTGATGAAACTACTATGGAGAGGGTATCAGGGAACATCATTAGGCCTCGCCCTCCTCTGTTGGAAGTTTCCGAAAGACCGTTTCCTTCAGATGTCGTAGAAGTGTTTGACAACTTTTCCTGGAAAATGGCAGCAGTTTTAAGTGTTTTGGGGAAAACTAATTATTTGGTCAGGCTACTTGGATCCTCTTTGGAATTAAAAGTTGGCAAATTTGACATCCGGACGAGACAATCTTGGCAAAATAACAAATGGATTGCAATCGGAAAG GGTCATGGCAATTGCGAAGATGGGAAACGTAATGATATTGTAACTCTTGAAAAAAATCCTACTTTGAGAGCCCGATTTAAGCAGATGAACGCAAGAGTTAATTCACGTACAAAAAATAATCACTTTCATAACAACAGTGAAGTAAATTTTGAGGTAAATAATATTGGTTTATGCAAGTCTCTGAAGAGAAGGTCACCTCCCCGCCATTCTCAAGCCGAACCAAGTGCAGAAGCTCCGCGAAAAATTGAGCAAGAGTGCAGGTTGTACCGATTGGCCTGCATAACTCAACCCACATTACATGCAAATGTAGAGGCAGTTGCTTTCCCTAGAGAAATGTTCGATGAAAAATGCATGCGTTCTTTCTTTGACAAGAGAACAACTGGGTTTTCTGAAGTAGATCCTGCAAGGAAAAACCCAACCGGCACTGCTGGGTGTTTGTTTCACGCTAACCTAGAATCAAATGATGCTGATAGTATTACTTGCTCTGTTGGTAGTTGTAGCATCACTAGCAATGCTTCCTATAAGTTTCCTCGTCGTGAATTTGCAGGTTTTACCGAAGATGTAGATGTTCTAAGTAGTGATGCTGAATCTTCTTGCCAGTTAGGATACGAGGAAGGAAATTGTCTCCTTCCCAAACACGAGGGAGTAGCAGCTGAAATCCATAG GGCTGAAGCTGGAAGCGTGAACACATTGGTTCCAAATGTCTAA
- the LOC119995863 gene encoding uncharacterized protein LOC119995863 isoform X4: MRFKKGTKVEVQSKKDVPSGSWRCAEIINGNGKNYTVKYDGHVGAADETTMERVSGNIIRPRPPLLEVSERPFPSDVVEVFDNFSWKMAAVLSVLGKTNYLVRLLGSSLELKVGKFDIRTRQSWQNNKWIAIGKGHGNCEDGKRNDIVTLEKNPTLRARFKQMNARVNSRTKNNHFHNNSEVNFEVNNIGLCKSLKRRSPPRHSQAEPSAEAPRKIEQECRLYRLACITQPTLHANVEAVAFPREMFDEKCMRSFFDKRTTGFSEVDPARKNPTGTAGCLFHANLESNDADSITCSVGSCSITSNASYKFPRREFAGFTEDVDVLSSDAESSCQLGYEEGNCLLPKHEGVAAEIHSFW; this comes from the exons ATGAGATTTAAGAAAGGAACTAAAGTAGAAGTACAGAGCAAAAAAGATGTGCCATCGGGCTCATGGAGATGTGCTGAAATAATCAATGGCAATGGTAAAAATTATACAGTGAAGTATGATGGCCATGTTGGAGCTGCTGATGAAACTACTATGGAGAGGGTATCAGGGAACATCATTAGGCCTCGCCCTCCTCTGTTGGAAGTTTCCGAAAGACCGTTTCCTTCAGATGTCGTAGAAGTGTTTGACAACTTTTCCTGGAAAATGGCAGCAGTTTTAAGTGTTTTGGGGAAAACTAATTATTTGGTCAGGCTACTTGGATCCTCTTTGGAATTAAAAGTTGGCAAATTTGACATCCGGACGAGACAATCTTGGCAAAATAACAAATGGATTGCAATCGGAAAG GGTCATGGCAATTGCGAAGATGGGAAACGTAATGATATTGTAACTCTTGAAAAAAATCCTACTTTGAGAGCCCGATTTAAGCAGATGAACGCAAGAGTTAATTCACGTACAAAAAATAATCACTTTCATAACAACAGTGAAGTAAATTTTGAGGTAAATAATATTGGTTTATGCAAGTCTCTGAAGAGAAGGTCACCTCCCCGCCATTCTCAAGCCGAACCAAGTGCAGAAGCTCCGCGAAAAATTGAGCAAGAGTGCAGGTTGTACCGATTGGCCTGCATAACTCAACCCACATTACATGCAAATGTAGAGGCAGTTGCTTTCCCTAGAGAAATGTTCGATGAAAAATGCATGCGTTCTTTCTTTGACAAGAGAACAACTGGGTTTTCTGAAGTAGATCCTGCAAGGAAAAACCCAACCGGCACTGCTGGGTGTTTGTTTCACGCTAACCTAGAATCAAATGATGCTGATAGTATTACTTGCTCTGTTGGTAGTTGTAGCATCACTAGCAATGCTTCCTATAAGTTTCCTCGTCGTGAATTTGCAGGTTTTACCGAAGATGTAGATGTTCTAAGTAGTGATGCTGAATCTTCTTGCCAGTTAGGATACGAGGAAGGAAATTGTCTCCTTCCCAAACACGAGGGAGTAGCAGCTGAAATCCATAG TTTTTGGTAA
- the LOC119995863 gene encoding uncharacterized protein LOC119995863 isoform X1, giving the protein MRFKKGTKVEVQSKKDVPSGSWRCAEIINGNGKNYTVKYDGHVGAADETTMERVSGNIIRPRPPLLEVSERPFPSDVVEVFDNFSWKMAAVLSVLGKTNYLVRLLGSSLELKVGKFDIRTRQSWQNNKWIAIGKGHGNCEDGKRNDIVTLEKNPTLRARFKQMNARVNSRTKNNHFHNNSEVNFEVNNIGLCKSLKRRSPPRHSQAEPSAEAPRKIEQECRLYRLACITQPTLHANVEAVAFPREMFDEKCMRSFFDKRTTGFSEVDPARKNPTGTAGCLFHANLESNDADSITCSVGSCSITSNASYKFPRREFAGFTEDVDVLSSDAESSCQLGYEEGNCLLPKHEGVAAEIHRLELHAYRCTIEALHASGPLSWEQEELVTDLRLSLHISNDEHLMELRNLVSADNIIPSR; this is encoded by the exons ATGAGATTTAAGAAAGGAACTAAAGTAGAAGTACAGAGCAAAAAAGATGTGCCATCGGGCTCATGGAGATGTGCTGAAATAATCAATGGCAATGGTAAAAATTATACAGTGAAGTATGATGGCCATGTTGGAGCTGCTGATGAAACTACTATGGAGAGGGTATCAGGGAACATCATTAGGCCTCGCCCTCCTCTGTTGGAAGTTTCCGAAAGACCGTTTCCTTCAGATGTCGTAGAAGTGTTTGACAACTTTTCCTGGAAAATGGCAGCAGTTTTAAGTGTTTTGGGGAAAACTAATTATTTGGTCAGGCTACTTGGATCCTCTTTGGAATTAAAAGTTGGCAAATTTGACATCCGGACGAGACAATCTTGGCAAAATAACAAATGGATTGCAATCGGAAAG GGTCATGGCAATTGCGAAGATGGGAAACGTAATGATATTGTAACTCTTGAAAAAAATCCTACTTTGAGAGCCCGATTTAAGCAGATGAACGCAAGAGTTAATTCACGTACAAAAAATAATCACTTTCATAACAACAGTGAAGTAAATTTTGAGGTAAATAATATTGGTTTATGCAAGTCTCTGAAGAGAAGGTCACCTCCCCGCCATTCTCAAGCCGAACCAAGTGCAGAAGCTCCGCGAAAAATTGAGCAAGAGTGCAGGTTGTACCGATTGGCCTGCATAACTCAACCCACATTACATGCAAATGTAGAGGCAGTTGCTTTCCCTAGAGAAATGTTCGATGAAAAATGCATGCGTTCTTTCTTTGACAAGAGAACAACTGGGTTTTCTGAAGTAGATCCTGCAAGGAAAAACCCAACCGGCACTGCTGGGTGTTTGTTTCACGCTAACCTAGAATCAAATGATGCTGATAGTATTACTTGCTCTGTTGGTAGTTGTAGCATCACTAGCAATGCTTCCTATAAGTTTCCTCGTCGTGAATTTGCAGGTTTTACCGAAGATGTAGATGTTCTAAGTAGTGATGCTGAATCTTCTTGCCAGTTAGGATACGAGGAAGGAAATTGTCTCCTTCCCAAACACGAGGGAGTAGCAGCTGAAATCCATAGGTTAGAGTTGCATGCATACCGTTGCACTATAGAGGCATTACATGCATCGGGACCTTTAAGTTGGGAACAGGAAGAATTAGTAACAGATCTTCGACTTTCACTTCATATATCAAATGATGAACATTTGATGGAGCTTAGAAATTTGGTTTCTGCAGATAACATCATTCCTAGTAGATGA
- the LOC119996561 gene encoding cytochrome P450 734A1-like: MEEPVGLFYGWFKLLVVSFVGLVLVLKLVELVWWRPRKFEEHFSKQGIRGPSYQLFIGNVKELVGMMMAASSQPMSFSHNILPRVLPFHHHWKKIYGATFLIWFGPNVRLAVSDPDLIREVFTSKSEFFEKIEAHPLVKQLEGDGLLSLKGEKWAHHRKILAPTFHIENLKLLVPVVAKSVIDLLDKSIPMSSSAEVELEVSEWFQTLTEDVITRTTFGSSHEDGKAIFKLQAQQMELAADAFQKVFVPGFSKFFPTKRNIDSWKLDKEIKKSLMKVIDCRKKQQQCELDKEGVGPKDLLGLMIQAPNITVHDIVEECKGFFFAGKQTTSNLLTWTTVLLAMHPQWQVLARDEVLRVCGSRDLPPSKDDLVKLKTLSMILNESLRLYPPIIAMIRRAKADVELGTHMVPRGTQLLMPILALHHDQTLWGNDAKEFNPGRFSKGVARAVKHQAGFIPFGLGVRTCIGQSLAILQAKLALAVLLQRSSFRLAPTYQHAPTVQMLLHPQYGAPLIFRRMPHNLS, from the exons aTGGAGGAGCCTGTTGGTTTGTTTTATGGGTGGTTTAAACTATTAGTCGTGAGTTTTGTGGGCTTAGTGCTAGTGTTAAAGTTGGTAGAATTGGTATGGTGGAGACCCAGAAAGTTTGAAGAGCATTTCTCAAAGCAAGGAATCAGAGGACCCTCATATCAGTTGTTCATAGGAAATGTGAAGGAGCTTGTGGGGATGATGATGGCTGCCTCCTCTCAACCCATGTCTTTCTCTCACAACATTCTTCCCAGAGTCCTTCCTTTCCACCATCACTGGAAGAAAATCTATG GCGCAACATTTCTGATATGGTTTGGTCCCAATGTCCGGCTGGCTGTTTCTGATCCGGACCTCATCAGAGAAGTCTTCACTTCCAAGTCGGAATTCTTTGAGAAAATTGAGGCTCACCCACTTGTCAAACAGCTTGAAGGCGATGGACTCCTAAGCCTCAAAGGTGAAAAATGGGCACACCATAGGAAAATCCTTGCCCCCACCTTTCACATCGAGAATCTCAAA ttgctgGTGCCAGTGGTGGCCAAGAGTGTGATCGATTTGTTGGACAAATCTATACCAATGTCGTCCTCGGCAGAGGTGGAGCTTGAAGTTTCGGAGTGGTTCCAGACTTTAACAGAAGACGTAATTACTCGAACAACATTCGGGAGCAGCCATGAAGATGGCAAGGCCATTTTCAAGCTCCAAGCTCAGCAAATGGAGCTCGCAGCCGATGCTTTCCAAAAGGTCTTCGTTCCTGGTTTCAGCAAGTTTTTCCCAACAAAGAGAAACATAGATTCATGGAAGCTGGACAAGGAGATAAAGAAATCATTGATGAAGGTGATAGATTGCAGGAAGAAGCAGCAGCAATGCGAATTAGACAAGGAGGGAGTGGGACCCAAGGACTTGCTGGGACTGATGATTCAGGCCCCCAACATAACCGTGCACGACATCGTGGAAGAGTGCAAGGGGTTTTTCTTCGCAGGCAAACAGACCACATCCAATCTGCTGACGtggaccaccgtcctgctggcTATGCACCCACAGTGGCAAGTGCTAGCACGTGACGAGGTTCTCAGGGTGTGCGGATCACGTGACCTACCACCCTCCAAAGATGATCTTGTCAAGCTCAAAACG CTGTCCATGATTCTCAATGAATCCCTGAGGCTGTACCCTCCTATAATTGCCATGATCAGACGCGCCAAAGCTGACGTGGAGTTGGGGACCCACATGGTCCCACGCGGGACCCAGCTCTTGATGCCGATCCTAGCCCTTCATCATGACCAGACCCTATGGGGCAACGATGCGAAGGAATTCAATCCGGGGCGTTTCTCGAAGGGTGTGGCCCGCGCAGTGAAGCATCAGGCGGGTTTCATCCCGTTTGGGTTGGGTGTGCGGACTTGTATAGGACAAAGTCTAGCAATTTTGCAAGCCAAGTTAGCATTAGCCGTCCTACTGCAACGCTCCTCCTTTCGATTAGCCCCAACATATCAACATGCTCCCACAGTTCAAATGCTACTCCACCCACAATATGGTGCCCCCCTCATCTTTCGTCGTATGCCCCACAATTtatcataa